GAATTGTTAATGTATAAAACCAACCTCTTGTTTGGTCTAGACCTTCTGCAATAAAGTCAGCAGGGAAAATATTGTGAAATTTATCTTTATCTTTAAATGGATAATGCTTACTTGCGTAAGGCATAGAACCAGATTCAAACCAGCAGTCTAAGACTTCGCTTGTTCGAGTATATATACCACCATATTCACTAGGCCACATGATTTTATCAACTTTATCTTTATGTAAGTCATTTACCTTTTGTCCTGAAAGTCTTTCAAGTTCTTCTTTAGAGCCTATGCATATTTTGTTTCCTGTTTTTGAACATATCCAAACTGGTATTGGATTTCCCCAGAATCTGTTTCTACTTATTGCCCAATCGCGTGCATTTTCTAACCATTTGCCAAATCGGCCTTTTTGTAAGTGTGAAGGCATCCAGTTTATTTGTTCATTTGATCTTATGAGTTTTTCTTTTATTTTTTCAATATTTACAAACCATGAGCTTATAGGTCTGTAAATTAGGGGTGAATTTGTTCTATAGCAAAATGGATATCTGTGTAGGAAGTTTTCTCTTTTGAATAAAAGGTTCATTGATTTTAATTTTTCGATTATTTTGTTATCTGCATCTTTAACAAATAGTCCTTCAAAATCTTTTATTTCATTTGTGAATCTGCACTCGGCATCTATAGGTATTTTTATGTCAGTTTTTGTATTTTTTTTTATTATATTATAATCTTCTTCTCCAAATGGTGCGATATGTACTATTCCTGTTCCATTGTCAGTTGTTACATATTCTGCTGTATGTATCCTGAAAGCTCCTTTATTTCGTTGATTTAGAAAATAGTTAAATACGGGTTCATATTCTATTCCTTTAATGTGTTCACCTTTGAATTGTTTTATTACTGTATATGCTTGTTCGTCTTTATAGTAATGATTTAACCTTTTTGTGGCAATTATAAATGTTGAGTCTTTTTCTTTATCAAATATTTTAGAATAATCTATGTCTTTACCAACAGCGATTCCAAGATTTGTAGGTAATGTCCAAGGAGTTGTTGTCCATGCAAGTAAATATTCATTTCTATCTTTGATTTTAAATTTTATAGTTAGTGATGGATCGTGAACTTCTTTATATTCTCCAAGGTTAACTTCAAAGTTTGAGAGAGGTGTTGCAAGTTTTGGTGAATATGGTAATACATAGTAGCTTTCATAAATTAAACCCTTATTGTAGAGTGTTTGAAATACCCACCATACAGATTCCATGAAGGTTATATCCATTGTTTTGTAATTGTTCTCAAAGTCAACCCATCTACCTAGTCTTGAAATTGTTTTTTGCCATTCTTTTGTATATCTAAGAACTATGTTTCTGCATTCTTCGTTAAATTTATCAACTCCGTATTGTTCTATCTCGTATCTTCCAGATATTTTTAAGGATTTTTCTACTTCATATTCTACGGGTAAACCATGGGTATCCCATCCGAAGTGTCTCTTAACATGTTTTCCTTTCATTGTTTTATATCTTGGAATTATATCTTTGATTGTGTTTGGAACAAAATGTCCAAAGTGAGGTAGTCCTGTCGCGAATGGTGGACCATCATAAAATGTAAATTCCTCACAACCTTCTCTTTGTTGCATTGATTTTTCGAAAATTTTATTATCATTCCAAAATTTTAGTATTTTTTCTTCTATCTTAGGAAAATTTACTTTATTTTCTACTTTTTTGAACATAAGATTTCCTTTTGTTTGGTTTTTATGTCATTTTGGTCTAAATATATTTTTATTAGATTAATGTTGGGATTATTGAATATTTGATTAATAATTTTTTCTTCTATTTGTTCTTTTATTGCATTTAAAATGCTTCTTGCTCCAGAATTTTTGTCGTAATATTTTTTTATTATGTGATTCTTGAGAGTTTCGTCAATTTCTATTTTAATGTTCTTTAGGCTAAATTTTTGAGTAAGTTCTTTGCAATAATGAGTATAAATTAGGTTAAGATCTTCTTCTTTTAAAACATTAAGAATTATTTTTTTTTGTATTTTATCTAGTAGTGATGATTTGAATCTTGTTTTAAGTTCATTGTTAATTTCGCTTTTGATGTTTGTATTGTTTTCTCTATTATTAAATCCGATACTTCCTTTTCCAAGTAGTGTTTTAGTCCCAATGGATGTACTTAGAATAATAATGGCATTTTTGAAAGATATTTTATCTTCTTTATTACCAATTAGCTCTCCATTTTCAAGTATTTGTTCTATCATATTAAGTACGGAATTGTGAGCATGTTCGATGTTTTCAAATATTATGAAGGCTCTAGGATTATATTTTAATCTATTTGTTAAAATGCCGCCGTCAGTATAGCCTGTGTATCCTGGATTTGTTCCTATTAATTTTGATATGGAAGTTTCTTCTCTATAGTCTGACATGTCTAGTTTTAGTATTGAGTTTTGATCTTCAATAATGATTTTTGATATTTCTTTTGCTATCATTGTTTTTCCACTTCCGTTCGAACCTATGAGTAGTATTGATGTTAAAGGTTGCGTTTTGTTATTTATATCGACTTTTGTTTTGACTATCTCTATAATTATTTCGTTTATAGCATATTCTTGGCCGATTATTTTTTCTTTTATATTAATTGCTTCTGATTTTAGTGTATCAATCTCTTCTTTTATATTAGATTTTATCTTAATATCTAATAGTTCATCTGTTGCGCTTTTAATATCCTCAACATTGACTATCTTTTTATTTATTGCCTGTTGTTTTTTGTGAGCTCCGGCAATGTCAATTAGATCAATTGCTTTATCGGGAAATCTTTTATTAGTTAAATATTGTGATGATAGATTTATAACATGTTTTATGGCTTCTTTTTCGTAAGTGACACCATGATAGTCTTCAAAGTTTTTTATTATGTTATTGATTATGTTGAGTGTTTCTTTTTCATCGGGTTCTTTGATTGATATTGTTTGAAACCTTCTAGTAAATGCTTTGTCTTTAGAGATGTATTTCCTATATTCATCGTAAGTTGTTGCACCTATAATTTGTATTGCAGAGCGAGACAAAACAGGTTTTAAAATGTTTGCTGCATCAATAGAACCTTCAGAGTTTCCAGCTCCTATTAAAGTGTGTATTTCATCAATAAATATTATTATGTCTTTATTATTTTTGATGAATTTGATTATGTTATTTAGTCTTTCTTCAAATTCACCTCTATATTTTGTTCCTGAGACTAAGTCAGAAGCATCAATTTGTAGTATTGTTTTGTTTTGTAATTTGCTTTTTATTTCTTTATTTGCAATTTTGATGGCAAGTCCTTCAACGATTGCCGTTTTTCCGACACCAGGCTCTCCTATTAGGATTGTGCTATTTTTATTTCGTCTCTCAAGTATGTTTATTAGTGTCTGGATTTCTTTTTCACGACCTACTAAGGGGTCAAGTTTTTTTTCCTTTGCAAGTGTTGTTAGGTTTTTAGCATATCTGTCAATTTCAAAGTGGTCATTTGTAAGTCTTATTTCATCTTCGAATTCTTTATATGTTTCAATTAGCCTTATTTTGTCTATGCTTGCTATAATATTGTCTTCGTTAAAGTTGAAGCTTAATTTATTAAGTTTATATTTCTTTAGAAGTTTTTTCGTTTTTAAAATTTGATAAAAAATTTCTTTTATGCCTATTGAGATTTTAGACTTGAAGTCTTTTTTTGTTTGTTCAATAAGGATGAAAATTTCTCTGTTTATCTTTGGAATTATAATTTCGTTGGCACCGATTAGAACTTTTTCTAACTTTTCTATTTCGTATAATGTATCTTGCTTGATATTTTTTAAAGTCTTGGCGTCTATGTTTTTTATCTCAGACTTTTTGGGGCAAACTAATATAGACATTAATAAATGCCAGATTGAGACTTCTCTATTTTTGTTTTTTCTAGCAACTTCTCTCGCGGATACTTCGACTAGGTTTATTAAGTTTTCTGCTATATTAATATTTTTCTATCTCCATCTTTATATTATTCATTATATCAGAAATATTATTTTTTTGTTCGTATCTTGAATATATGGATACATAAAATTTAATTTTTGGCTCTGTTCCAGATGGTCTAATGGTTATTTGTATTTCGTTTTCTAGTAAAAATCTTATTGCATTTGTAGTATATTTGTATTCTTTTATTTCGTATATGTTGTTGTTCATATCGGTTTCTTTTAATGTTTTATAGTCTATTTTTTTGATTATATTAATTCCTGCAAATTCTTTTTTGACTTCGTTTCTAAATTTTGACATTAGTTCTTCTCTTAAAGAATACCAATTACTTCCTTTAAAACTTTTATTAATTGTAAAGTCTTCATAGTATCCAAACTCTTTGTACATTTCTTGAAGATATTCACCTATTGTTATTTGATTCTTTTTTAGTGTAAGCATTAAATCACAGAATCCTTTTATGGCTGAAAATGCGTCTTTATCCCTGGTTCCAGTGCCGATTAAGTATCCATGACTTTCTTCACATCCAAAAATAAATTTTTTGTTTGGTTCTTTTAGTTTTATCTCATCTATTAAATGTCCTATCCATTTAAATCCTGTGTATGTTCTAAGTAATGTTGAGTTGTATTTTTGGGCTATCTTATCTAGCATTGGTGTTGTAACGAAAGAAGCTATTACAAATACTTTTTTGGGATCATTTTCTCTAGATAATAAGTAATTCATTAAAATAGATGCAATTTGGTTGCCGTTTAAAATTTTCCATTCTTTACTTTCATTAAAGGCTATGCCTACCCTGTCAGCATCTGGATCTGTTGCGAATGCAATATCACAGTTTTCTCTCTTTGCAAGTTCTATTACTCTTGCCATGGTTACATGTTCTTCAGGATTAGGATAGTTGACTGTAGGAAATTCTGGGTCAGGGTTTATTTGACTTGGTTCAGTTATAAGTTCTACTTTACTGCCTTTGAATAATATTTTTATTATTGTTCCTCCTGTTCCATGCAAAGGAGTATATGCTACTTTTAAGTTTACATTTTTGCTTTTTTTATTGAAATCAGGAAATTCTTCATTTATTTTATCTACATATGTCATGTCAATTTCATCATTAATCTCAATTATTACTTGCTTATTTATCCCTTCTTCTTTTGTAAGTGTCTTTGTAATATTGGATACCTTTTGAATTTCCGATATTATACGTGTGTCGTGAGGGGATATTACTTGAACACCTCCTTTCCAATATACTTTATATCCATTGTATTTTTTTGTATTATGGCTTGCTGTTATCATTATTCCAAGATCGCATTCTAATTTTCTGACTGTATAGGATAATTGTGGTGTTGGTCTTAGATGCTTATATATATAAACTTTGAGTCCATTTGATGCAAAGATTTCAGCAGCATCATATGCAAATTCTTTCGAGAAATGTCTTGAATCGTAACTTATTACAACTTTAGGATTTTGTATTATTTTAAGGATATAATTAGCAATTCCTTGGCTTGCTTTTGCGACATTATAGGTATTTATATAGTATGTCCCAGCTCCAATGATGCCTCTCATTCCGGCAGTGCCAAATTCTAGTTCTTTATAAAATCTATTGTATATTTCTATCTTGTTATTTTCGATGAGTAATTTTACTGCTTCGTCCTTGAAGTATCTGTTTTTTTCAAGTTGAATATATTTTTCTAATTTTTTTTGAAGTTTGTTATTTTTCATGATATTTTCCTTTAGTTTGTTATTTGAGAATTTATAATTAAATTATAATATAATGATGTCTAAATATATAATTTATAGGATTAGTTATTATATTGTGATTTGCAATATTTTTGTTTGAGGTTTTCATGCAATTTTTTTTAAAGTCTGATTATTCTCCTTCTGGTGATCAGCTAAAAGCAATTAGAGAAATAGAAAAATCTATTCTATTTGGTAATAGATATCAGACTTTAAAGGGTGTTACAGGTAGTGGTAAAACTTTTACAATAGCTAATATTATTAGAGATTTAGAGAAACCTTCTTTAATAATTAGTCATAATAAGACTTTAGCTGCTCAGCTTTATAGAGAATTTAAGGATTTTTTTCCAGAGAATGCCGTTGAGTATTTTGTTTCTTATTATGATTATTATCAGCCTGAGTCTTATGTTCCATCAAAAGATTTGTATATAGAAAAGGAAGCTACTATTAATGAAGATATTGAAATTAAGAGAATAAGGACGGTAACATCTCTTTCTAGAAGGCGAGATGTTATTGTTATTGCTACAGTTTCTTCAATTTATGCGTTAGGTTCTCCAGAATTTTTTAAGAGCTCTGCTTATGCTTTTTTTGTAGGACAAAAAATTTCTATTAAGGAGATGGCAGATATTTTTGTTAAACTTCAGTATGAAAGGACACTTGTGAATCTTGAGCATGATAAGTTTTCTATTAAAGGTGATGTTATTGAAGTATGGCCTAGTAATGAACATGGTTACTTTGCATATAGGATTTGTTTAGATTTTGATGAGATTGTTAAAATAAATAGGATTAGTCCACTTACAAAAAAGATTTTGGGATCTACTGACGAATTTACTCTTTTTGCTAAATCTTATTTTATTATTCCTTATGAAAATATATTAGGTGCTCTGCCTAAAATACAAGTTGATTTAGAAATGCAATATCGTTATTTTAAGGAAAATGGTAAGCTTTTTGAGGCTGAAAGACTTAGACAGAAAGTGGAATATGATATTGAAATGTTACGAGAAACTGGGTTGTGTCAGGGTATCGAGAATTATTCTAAGTACTTTGGTGAAAATGAAAAGAATAGACCTTATTGTCTTTTTGATTTTTTTCCTAAAGATTATTTGCTTTTTATTGATGAATCTCATGTTACTTTACCTCAGTTTAGGGGGATGTATAATGGAGATTATTCAAGAAAATTGAATCTTGTAAATTTTGGATTTAGACTTCCATCAGCACTTGAAAATAGACCCCTTAAATATCATGAGTTTGAATCTTTAATTAATCAGGCTGTTTTTATTTCAGCAACTCCTGGCCTTGAAGAGTGTGAAAAGAGTAGTGTTATTGTTGAGCAAATAATACGTCCAACAGGTATTGTTGATCCAGAAATTATTATTAGGGTTTCAGACGGACAGATGGAAGATCTTTATAATGAAATTCAGAAAAGAGTAGCTTTAAATGAAAAGGTTTTAATTACAACTTTGACTAAAAAAATGGCTGAAGATTTGACAGATTATTTGTTGAGTCTTGAAATAAAGGCTAGGTATTTGCATTCAGAGCTTAATATTCTTGAAAGAGTAGAGATTATTACATCGCTTAGAAGATCAGAAGTTGATGTTATTGTAGGAATTAATTTGCTAAGAGAAGGTTTAGATATTCCTGAAGTTTCTCTTGTTGTCATATTAGATGCTGATAAGGTAGGGTTTTTAAGATCTACTACTTCTCTGATTCAAATGGTTGGTAGAGCTGCTAGAAACTTAAATGGTTGTGTTATAATGTATTATGATCAAGTAAGTTGTGCAATGCAAGAGGTTATTGACGAAACTAATAGGAGGCGGAATATTCAAATTGAGTATAATAAAAAGAATAATATTATTCCAAGGACTATTATTAAAAAAGTACAAAATATTTTAGAAGAAGAATTAAAAAATAAGA
The DNA window shown above is from Borrelia anserina Es and carries:
- a CDS encoding phospho-sugar mutase codes for the protein MKNNKLQKKLEKYIQLEKNRYFKDEAVKLLIENNKIEIYNRFYKELEFGTAGMRGIIGAGTYYINTYNVAKASQGIANYILKIIQNPKVVISYDSRHFSKEFAYDAAEIFASNGLKVYIYKHLRPTPQLSYTVRKLECDLGIMITASHNTKKYNGYKVYWKGGVQVISPHDTRIISEIQKVSNITKTLTKEEGINKQVIIEINDEIDMTYVDKINEEFPDFNKKSKNVNLKVAYTPLHGTGGTIIKILFKGSKVELITEPSQINPDPEFPTVNYPNPEEHVTMARVIELAKRENCDIAFATDPDADRVGIAFNESKEWKILNGNQIASILMNYLLSRENDPKKVFVIASFVTTPMLDKIAQKYNSTLLRTYTGFKWIGHLIDEIKLKEPNKKFIFGCEESHGYLIGTGTRDKDAFSAIKGFCDLMLTLKKNQITIGEYLQEMYKEFGYYEDFTINKSFKGSNWYSLREELMSKFRNEVKKEFAGINIIKKIDYKTLKETDMNNNIYEIKEYKYTTNAIRFLLENEIQITIRPSGTEPKIKFYVSIYSRYEQKNNISDIMNNIKMEIEKY
- a CDS encoding AAA family ATPase, producing MSILVCPKKSEIKNIDAKTLKNIKQDTLYEIEKLEKVLIGANEIIIPKINREIFILIEQTKKDFKSKISIGIKEIFYQILKTKKLLKKYKLNKLSFNFNEDNIIASIDKIRLIETYKEFEDEIRLTNDHFEIDRYAKNLTTLAKEKKLDPLVGREKEIQTLINILERRNKNSTILIGEPGVGKTAIVEGLAIKIANKEIKSKLQNKTILQIDASDLVSGTKYRGEFEERLNNIIKFIKNNKDIIIFIDEIHTLIGAGNSEGSIDAANILKPVLSRSAIQIIGATTYDEYRKYISKDKAFTRRFQTISIKEPDEKETLNIINNIIKNFEDYHGVTYEKEAIKHVINLSSQYLTNKRFPDKAIDLIDIAGAHKKQQAINKKIVNVEDIKSATDELLDIKIKSNIKEEIDTLKSEAINIKEKIIGQEYAINEIIIEIVKTKVDINNKTQPLTSILLIGSNGSGKTMIAKEISKIIIEDQNSILKLDMSDYREETSISKLIGTNPGYTGYTDGGILTNRLKYNPRAFIIFENIEHAHNSVLNMIEQILENGELIGNKEDKISFKNAIIILSTSIGTKTLLGKGSIGFNNRENNTNIKSEINNELKTRFKSSLLDKIQKKIILNVLKEEDLNLIYTHYCKELTQKFSLKNIKIEIDETLKNHIIKKYYDKNSGARSILNAIKEQIEEKIINQIFNNPNINLIKIYLDQNDIKTKQKEILCSKK
- the uvrB gene encoding excinuclease ABC subunit UvrB: MQFFLKSDYSPSGDQLKAIREIEKSILFGNRYQTLKGVTGSGKTFTIANIIRDLEKPSLIISHNKTLAAQLYREFKDFFPENAVEYFVSYYDYYQPESYVPSKDLYIEKEATINEDIEIKRIRTVTSLSRRRDVIVIATVSSIYALGSPEFFKSSAYAFFVGQKISIKEMADIFVKLQYERTLVNLEHDKFSIKGDVIEVWPSNEHGYFAYRICLDFDEIVKINRISPLTKKILGSTDEFTLFAKSYFIIPYENILGALPKIQVDLEMQYRYFKENGKLFEAERLRQKVEYDIEMLRETGLCQGIENYSKYFGENEKNRPYCLFDFFPKDYLLFIDESHVTLPQFRGMYNGDYSRKLNLVNFGFRLPSALENRPLKYHEFESLINQAVFISATPGLEECEKSSVIVEQIIRPTGIVDPEIIIRVSDGQMEDLYNEIQKRVALNEKVLITTLTKKMAEDLTDYLLSLEIKARYLHSELNILERVEIITSLRRSEVDVIVGINLLREGLDIPEVSLVVILDADKVGFLRSTTSLIQMVGRAARNLNGCVIMYYDQVSCAMQEVIDETNRRRNIQIEYNKKNNIIPRTIIKKVQNILEEELKNKTVDYDIEKIIFNKKLSKKDLIAKLKFKLEEAVSDERFEDAIFLRDKIKNLVKGRDFF
- the ileS gene encoding isoleucine--tRNA ligase, whose protein sequence is MFKKVENKVNFPKIEEKILKFWNDNKIFEKSMQQREGCEEFTFYDGPPFATGLPHFGHFVPNTIKDIIPRYKTMKGKHVKRHFGWDTHGLPVEYEVEKSLKISGRYEIEQYGVDKFNEECRNIVLRYTKEWQKTISRLGRWVDFENNYKTMDITFMESVWWVFQTLYNKGLIYESYYVLPYSPKLATPLSNFEVNLGEYKEVHDPSLTIKFKIKDRNEYLLAWTTTPWTLPTNLGIAVGKDIDYSKIFDKEKDSTFIIATKRLNHYYKDEQAYTVIKQFKGEHIKGIEYEPVFNYFLNQRNKGAFRIHTAEYVTTDNGTGIVHIAPFGEEDYNIIKKNTKTDIKIPIDAECRFTNEIKDFEGLFVKDADNKIIEKLKSMNLLFKRENFLHRYPFCYRTNSPLIYRPISSWFVNIEKIKEKLIRSNEQINWMPSHLQKGRFGKWLENARDWAISRNRFWGNPIPVWICSKTGNKICIGSKEELERLSGQKVNDLHKDKVDKIMWPSEYGGIYTRTSEVLDCWFESGSMPYASKHYPFKDKDKFHNIFPADFIAEGLDQTRGWFYTLTILGTALFESTAFKNVIVNGLVLSSDGRKMSKSLRNYTDPMKVINTFGADALRLYLIMSPVVRADDLKYSDEGVRDVLKNIIIPIWNAYSFFITYAIIDNFEPNNNMNLHKTNILDKWIISEIESLKKILNEEIDKYNLTKSIEELLEFIDKLNNWYIRRSRRRFWKSENDHDKIDAYETLYYALKNLMLMLAPFTPFLTEEIYQNLKIQGEKESIHLEQYPQEIKELINTDLEDKMNFIRKVISIARALRASHNIKIRKPISTIYVVTKNKKEQQILSEMQEIILEEINAKEIKIKSNEEDLVTYKAKANFRELGSKLGTNMKPVSLEIMKLNNEDILKIINNNQYMIKIKENEYNITLKDIILERHERENLKVINKDSITIGLDALITEELYLEGLSRELIRKVQNLRKENNFNVSDRIILHTDGNEILKKIISQFESYIKTETLTLKIDINQEKALEKVEIDDGISINIGIERWSD